One genomic segment of Vibrio sp. SCSIO 43136 includes these proteins:
- a CDS encoding polysaccharide lyase family 7 protein: protein MKNAALCSAVCIAIAGCGTDLQSSNSSSEVVTPSQCVTTKTLTFSEASDDGSHQSGQGPDLAVDGNFSDESRWSSQGQGKALTLTLKNTSTLTGIDLHWLNASERTAYYDLAISSDNQEWQTLVSNGSSEGSSTSIALPASSYDQVRYLRLTGNGNSENDWNSLVELVATGCNQADEGVVIIDDLNPSLPPSDNFDLADWYLSVPTDEDNSGTSDSIKESELNNGYESQYFYTGVDGGMVFWTPIYGYKTSSNTSYVRTELREMLRRGDTSIKTQGVNKNNWVSSSAPESAQTAAGGVDGLLTATVAVNHVTTTGEEYQIGRVIIGQIHAADDEPIRLYYRKLPNNTHGAIYFAHEPVGKDDEWYEMIGSKDNDASDPADGIALNEKFTYQIQVVGNILTVTIIRDGHSNVSKSIDMSASGYATEDEYMYFKAGVYNQNKSGDSDDYVQATFYSLTNQHTGYNP, encoded by the coding sequence ATGAAGAATGCTGCTTTATGCTCCGCTGTCTGCATTGCGATCGCTGGATGCGGGACTGATTTACAAAGTTCAAATAGCTCGTCAGAGGTCGTGACTCCGAGCCAATGTGTTACCACCAAAACCCTTACTTTCTCTGAAGCTAGTGATGATGGTAGTCATCAAAGTGGACAAGGCCCTGATCTGGCAGTTGATGGTAACTTCAGTGACGAATCTCGTTGGTCTTCACAAGGACAGGGCAAGGCGCTGACCTTAACACTTAAAAACACCTCAACGTTGACTGGGATTGACTTGCACTGGCTCAATGCCTCTGAGCGCACAGCATACTATGACTTAGCGATATCTTCCGATAACCAAGAGTGGCAAACACTGGTATCTAATGGCAGCTCAGAAGGTAGTTCAACGAGTATTGCACTACCCGCATCAAGCTACGACCAAGTACGTTACCTGCGCTTAACCGGAAATGGCAACTCTGAAAACGACTGGAATAGTTTGGTTGAACTGGTAGCCACGGGTTGCAATCAAGCCGACGAAGGCGTCGTGATCATTGATGACTTAAACCCAAGCTTACCGCCTTCGGACAATTTTGATTTAGCCGACTGGTATTTGAGTGTACCGACCGATGAAGACAACTCGGGCACCTCTGATTCCATCAAAGAAAGTGAACTCAACAACGGATATGAAAGCCAATATTTTTACACTGGTGTTGATGGCGGTATGGTATTTTGGACGCCGATTTATGGCTATAAAACCTCAAGTAATACCTCTTATGTTCGCACCGAACTTCGTGAGATGCTGCGTCGAGGCGACACCAGCATCAAAACGCAAGGTGTTAATAAAAACAATTGGGTATCATCTAGTGCGCCAGAGTCAGCGCAAACGGCTGCTGGAGGCGTGGATGGGCTATTAACGGCCACCGTTGCCGTCAATCATGTCACCACCACGGGTGAAGAGTATCAAATTGGCCGGGTGATCATCGGCCAAATCCACGCCGCTGATGATGAGCCTATTCGTTTGTACTATCGAAAACTGCCGAATAATACCCATGGTGCCATCTACTTTGCCCATGAGCCGGTGGGAAAAGATGATGAGTGGTATGAAATGATAGGTAGCAAAGATAACGACGCCTCTGACCCAGCCGATGGCATTGCTCTAAACGAGAAGTTCACTTATCAAATTCAAGTAGTTGGCAACATCTTAACCGTCACCATTATTCGTGATGGCCATAGCAATGTCTCCAAGAGTATTGATATGAGTGCCAGCGGTTACGCCACGGAAGATGAGTACATGTACTTTAAAGCAGGGGTATATAACCAAAATAAATCAGGGGATAGCGATGATTACGTTCAGGCGACCTTCTACTCTCTGACCAACCAACACACTGGGTATAACCCTTAA